From Oreochromis niloticus isolate F11D_XX linkage group LG1, O_niloticus_UMD_NMBU, whole genome shotgun sequence, a single genomic window includes:
- the slc6a2 gene encoding sodium-dependent noradrenaline transporter — protein MNIQVMPEHKLSSVAPMKQCNVEKKEVELILVKDQNGVQYTNSSIIPTNGSRVGPPGSSSEDNRETWGKKIDFLLSVIGFAVDLANVWRFPYLCYKNGGGAFLIPYILFLFIAGMPLFYMELALGQYNREGAATVWKICPVFKGVGYTVILIALYVGFYYNVIIAWSLHYLFSSMTTELPWLRCGNSWNSVNCTEFNGSLPENGTSYAKYKHTPAAEYYERGVLNLHESSGIEDLGWPRWQLVLCLVVVVFILYFSLWKGVKSSGKVVYITATMPYVVLFVLLIRGITLDGSMKGIKQYLSIDFNRLSDPEVWIDAATQIFYSLGAGFGVLIAFASYNKFDNNCYRDALLTSTVNCVTSFFSGFAIFSVLGYMAKKHGVEVKDVATEGPGLVFVIYPEAISTLLGSTFWAIVFFIMLLTLGIDSAMGGMEAVLTGLSDDFKILKRNRKLFTFATAFGTFLVALLCITNGGIYVVTLLDEYAAGTSILFGVLIEAIGVSWFYGVDRFSEDIERMMGFKPGLYWRLCWKYVSPAFLLFVVIASAVKRPPLRYDNYVFPEWANQIGWGVAMSSMLMVPFYAIYKFFSLPGTFRERIAYCITPEHEHHMVAEGKVRQFRLRHWLAI, from the exons ATGAATATCCAGGTTATGCCAGAGCACAAGCTCTCATCGGTTGCCCCAATGAAACAGTGCAATGTGGAGAAAAAAGAGGTAGAACTGATTCTAGTGAAGGATCAGAACGGCGTCCAGTACACAAATTCCTCGATCATTCCCACCAATGGAAGTCGCGTAGGTCCACCCGGATCCTCCTCCGAGGACAACCGAGAAACTTGGGGCAAGAAAATAGACTTTCTCCTGTCGGTTATTGGCTTCGCGGTGGACCTGGCTAATGTCTGGAGATTTCCTTACTTGTGCTACAAAAATGGAGGGG GTGCCTTTTTGATTCCCTATATTCTTTTCCTGTTCATTGCCGGGATGCCATTGTTCTACATGGAGCTTGCCTTAGGCCAATATAACAGAGAAGGAGCAGCTACGGTTTGGAAAATATGCCCCGTCTTTAAAG GTGTGGGCTACACTGTGATTCTCATAGCCCTGTATGTTGGCTTCTACTACAATGTCATCATTGCTTGGTCACTCCACTACCTGTTCTCCTCCATGACTACTGAGCTGCCGTGGCTCAGATGTGGGAACAGCTGGAATAGTGTGAACTGCACTGAATTCAATGGATCTCTTCCTGAAAATGGCACATCATACGCCAAGTACAAGCATACACCAGCAGCAGAATACTATGA ACGGGGTGTGTTGAATCTTCATGAAAGTAGTGGTATCGAGGACCTGGGCTGGCCTCGCTGGCAGTTGGTTTTGTGCCTGGTTGTGGTAGTCTTCATCCTGTACTTCAGCCTGTGGAAAGGTGTCAAGTCTTCCGGCAAG GTGGTGTACATTACAGCTACAATGCCCTATGTGGTCCTTTTTGTGCTGCTGATCCGAGGCATAACTTTAGATGGGTCTATGAAGGGCATCAAACAATACCTCTCCATTGACTTCAATCGACTCAGCGACCCAGAG GTGTGGATTGATGCTGCAACACAGATATTCTACTCGCTGGGTGCAGGATTTGGTGTGCTCATTGCATTTGCTAGTTACAACAAATTTGACAACAACTGTTACAG GGATGCTCTCTTGACCAGCACTGTGAACTGCGTTACCAGTTTCTTCTCGGGGTTTGCCATCTTCTCTGTGCTCGGATATATGGCTAAAAAACATGGGGTGGAGGTAAAAGATGTGGCAACAGAGG GTCCAGGTCTGGTGTTTGTAATCTACCCTGAAGCAATCTCAACACTTCTAGGCTCAACATTTTGGGCGATTGTGTTCTTCATCATGTTGCTGACTTTAGGCATTGACAGCGCA ATGGGTGGCATGGAGGCAGTTCTCACAGGCCTGTCAGACGACTTTAAGATTCTCAAAAGAAACCGAAAGCTTTTCACCTTCGCTACAGCTTTTGGAACCTTCCTGGTTGCTCTGCTCTGCATTACCAAC GGTGGAATCTATGTCGTGACTTTGTTAGATGAGTATGCAGCAGGGACTTCAATACTCTTTGGTGTGTTGATCGAGGCCATTGGAGTGTCGTGGTTTTATG GTGTGGATCGCTTCAGTGAAGATATTGAGCGAATGATGGGCTTCAAGCCAGGACTCTACTGGAGGCTGTGCTGGAAATATGTCAGCCCTGCTTTTCTGTTG TTTGTGGTAATAGCCAGTGCTGTGAAACGACCACCCCTGAGGTATGACAACTACGTCTTCCCTGAATGGGCCAACCAAATCGGCTGGGGTGTGGCCATGTCCTCCATGCTGATGGTTCCTTTTTACGCCATCTATAAGTTCTTCAGTCTACCAGGAACATTCCGAGAG AGAATAGCTTACTGCATCACTCCAGAACATGAACATCACATGGTTGCTGAAGGAAAAGTACGGCAGTTCAGA CTCAGGCACTGGTTGGCCATCTGA